The Cytobacillus sp. IB215665 genome contains a region encoding:
- a CDS encoding EAL domain-containing protein, which yields MTMNKLNIHLSKEEQQFSVFTFIASVIFMIAVFFFNNTHVISEQFYFPIYIIVGFICIAITTTISTQNGFIPPSKMSRRQLYISATFWTLSLLNLFRLLSYDGMPQFIVTHSIETSAWFWIIIQVLLASSLFVIYYSNDLVLITHKKWIIYSISTLVSVILFMSLSNWAVHFPKLYESNGGITPIHRLLTYIVCLFYFGTIVILHKRYRSVKMYSYLIIINALIMFILGQLLVTFSHYHHDLINLLGHIYFLIGTLFMLKGIYLTTIAGPMNQQRRVEKALYTNEKKLSVIVETIPSSIIIVNREGDLTFINPAFESLIGLKKEDILQKNVADPFWKISKLDGTPILSSQFIYEPILTTKTAIMNKHCFLERGDGHKLVLSVNAAPIFDDNHEITNIIYSLNDITAYWQAQNKINELAYYDELTHLPNRQLFINKVRQAIKNQILGKNIVILYINLDRFENVNHSLGHDIGDLFLQTIAKRLNSLTNDQISVAKVSAAFAVLIEGIQEKHADKYAQDILSTIQEPIVAKGFTFHITASIGIAIYPNHGTDVDTLIKNASTALYKAKEVGNTFKTFDQEMTKEAYEQIMIESELRNAIERNELTLHYQPQINVLSGEIVGVEALIRWVHPQRGYISPATFIPIAEKTGLIVPLGQWVLETTCQQLKKWHNKGFDTLKASVNLSMRQFFQHNLRDTVQQALNKSQLDPYFLELEVTESVTIDIDRALNVLDDLKKIGVQIAIDDFGTGYSSLSHIKNFPVDKLKIDKSFICDITNNPKDAAIVSSITTMAQQLNLKVIAEGVETEEQVRYLDKLRCHTIQGYYYSKPITAASFEDLLKPQVS from the coding sequence ATGACAATGAATAAATTAAACATTCATTTAAGCAAAGAAGAACAACAATTCTCTGTTTTTACTTTTATCGCTTCCGTTATTTTTATGATTGCAGTGTTTTTTTTTAACAATACTCATGTCATCTCTGAACAATTCTACTTTCCTATTTATATTATTGTTGGATTTATTTGTATAGCAATAACCACTACTATTTCAACACAAAACGGATTTATTCCACCCTCAAAAATGTCACGACGTCAATTATACATAAGTGCTACTTTTTGGACTCTCTCATTATTAAATCTATTTCGGCTCTTGTCTTATGATGGAATGCCTCAGTTTATAGTCACTCATTCCATAGAAACATCTGCTTGGTTCTGGATAATCATCCAAGTGTTGTTAGCTTCATCATTATTTGTTATTTATTATTCTAATGATTTAGTACTGATCACGCATAAAAAGTGGATTATATATAGTATTTCTACACTGGTATCAGTTATCTTATTTATGTCACTTTCTAACTGGGCTGTTCATTTTCCTAAGTTATACGAATCGAATGGTGGCATAACACCGATACATAGGCTTCTAACATACATTGTATGCTTGTTCTATTTTGGAACTATCGTTATACTCCACAAACGTTACCGATCTGTTAAGATGTATTCATATTTAATAATCATTAACGCACTAATCATGTTTATACTCGGTCAATTGTTGGTTACATTTTCGCACTACCACCATGATTTAATAAACCTCCTTGGACACATATATTTTCTTATCGGAACTCTTTTCATGTTGAAAGGAATATACCTTACAACAATAGCAGGACCAATGAATCAACAGCGAAGAGTAGAAAAGGCACTCTATACAAATGAAAAGAAACTATCCGTCATTGTTGAAACAATTCCAAGTTCAATTATTATTGTAAATCGAGAGGGTGACCTGACATTTATTAACCCTGCCTTTGAAAGCTTAATCGGTTTAAAAAAAGAAGATATTTTACAAAAAAACGTCGCTGACCCCTTTTGGAAAATATCTAAACTAGATGGTACACCTATCCTTAGTAGTCAATTTATTTACGAACCTATATTAACAACTAAAACTGCTATTATGAATAAACACTGCTTTCTTGAACGTGGTGATGGTCATAAGCTAGTTCTTTCTGTTAATGCGGCTCCTATATTTGATGACAACCATGAAATTACAAATATTATATATTCATTAAATGACATTACTGCATATTGGCAAGCACAAAACAAGATTAATGAACTTGCCTATTACGATGAATTGACACACCTACCAAACCGACAATTATTTATTAATAAAGTGAGGCAAGCAATAAAAAATCAGATACTTGGCAAGAATATCGTCATTTTGTATATAAATTTAGACCGTTTCGAAAACGTAAATCATTCTCTTGGACATGATATAGGTGATTTGTTTTTACAAACGATTGCTAAAAGGCTTAATTCACTAACAAATGACCAAATTTCGGTTGCAAAGGTAAGTGCTGCTTTTGCAGTCTTGATTGAAGGAATTCAAGAAAAACATGCAGATAAATATGCACAAGATATTTTATCAACAATTCAAGAACCCATCGTAGCCAAAGGGTTCACTTTCCATATTACAGCTAGTATTGGAATCGCAATATATCCAAATCATGGAACAGATGTAGACACTCTTATAAAAAATGCTAGTACTGCACTATATAAGGCAAAAGAGGTCGGGAATACATTTAAGACTTTTGATCAAGAGATGACGAAAGAGGCATATGAACAAATCATGATCGAAAGCGAATTAAGAAATGCGATTGAAAGAAATGAATTAACATTGCATTATCAACCTCAAATTAATGTTTTATCTGGAGAAATAGTAGGCGTCGAAGCATTGATAAGATGGGTTCATCCGCAAAGAGGATACATATCTCCAGCAACATTTATTCCTATTGCTGAAAAGACAGGATTAATAGTACCTTTAGGACAATGGGTGTTAGAAACAACTTGCCAACAACTGAAAAAATGGCATAACAAAGGGTTTGATACATTAAAAGCATCTGTTAATTTATCGATGCGCCAATTCTTTCAACATAACCTAAGGGACACAGTTCAACAAGCTTTAAATAAATCACAGCTTGACCCATATTTCCTTGAACTAGAAGTAACAGAAAGTGTAACAATCGATATAGATAGAGCACTAAATGTACTTGATGATTTAAAAAAAATCGGCGTTCAAATCGCAATTGATGATTTCGGTACAGGCTATAGTTCTCTAAGTCATATAAAAAATTTCCCAGTAGATAAATTAAAAATTGATAAATCTTTTATATGTGATATAACAAATAATCCGAAAGATGCTGCTATTGTCTCTAGTATTACAACAATGGCCCAACAGTTAAACCTTAAGGTCATAGCAGAAGGCGTCGAAACTGAGGAACAAGTGAGATACTTAGATAAATTACGATGTCATACAATTCAAGGTTATTACTATAGTAAACCGATAACAGCAGCATCTTTTGAAGACTTGCTAAAACCTCAAGTATCATAA
- a CDS encoding leucyl aminopeptidase: MFIVKNDLDFTQACEVIVIGLFEKNKQLSGLAAEVDTVLEGQITNMLKEGDISAKKKVISKVHTLGKSSIKRFYFVGLGKEDQLTFEIAQQAFGKLFKQLKNEKFEEVAIAIDSFATKDIDVFDISHVIGEALPLATYQFANYKQKSNEPNKEITHITVYSEHDVKEIEASLAVGYAYGKGTNSARTLVNLPGNMLTATDMANYAIELAKRYEFEYEILEKEDMEKLGMGAFLAVNQGSVEPPKMIVLKYQAQEKWENVIGLVGKGITFDTGGYSIKPKNGIVGMKTDMGGAASVLGAMEVIGELRPDQNVVAVIPATDNMISGNALKPDDVITAMSGKTIEVLNTDAEGRLALADGITYAKQHGANYLIDVATLTGGVIVALGEDMTGAMTNNEPLFEKLVEASYEASEPIWRLPITEKDKDRVRNSKMADLNNSPGREGHAIMAGTFIGEFAEDTPWVHLDIAGTATTRSQHDLGPAGATGVMVRTLATFVERFSDSNN; the protein is encoded by the coding sequence ATGTTTATTGTGAAAAATGATTTAGATTTTACTCAAGCATGTGAGGTCATTGTCATTGGTTTATTTGAGAAAAATAAACAGTTGAGTGGCTTAGCTGCTGAGGTTGACACGGTTCTGGAAGGTCAAATTACTAACATGTTAAAGGAAGGGGATATTTCAGCAAAGAAGAAGGTTATTTCAAAAGTACATACATTAGGAAAATCATCTATAAAGCGTTTTTATTTCGTTGGCTTAGGAAAAGAAGATCAACTTACATTTGAGATTGCCCAACAAGCTTTTGGTAAATTATTCAAACAACTGAAAAATGAGAAATTTGAAGAGGTTGCAATTGCAATAGATTCGTTTGCAACAAAAGATATCGATGTATTTGATATATCGCATGTCATAGGTGAAGCGTTACCATTAGCTACATATCAATTTGCTAACTATAAACAAAAGTCAAATGAACCTAACAAAGAAATAACACATATTACAGTATATAGCGAACATGATGTTAAGGAAATTGAGGCTAGTCTGGCAGTTGGATATGCATATGGAAAAGGTACAAACTCTGCACGCACGCTTGTAAATTTACCTGGAAATATGCTAACTGCAACTGATATGGCAAATTATGCTATTGAACTAGCAAAAAGGTATGAATTTGAGTATGAGATTTTAGAAAAGGAAGATATGGAAAAATTGGGTATGGGAGCATTCCTTGCTGTAAATCAAGGCTCTGTTGAACCACCTAAAATGATTGTACTTAAATATCAAGCACAAGAAAAATGGGAAAACGTGATTGGCCTAGTTGGGAAAGGTATAACTTTTGATACAGGTGGTTATTCAATTAAACCTAAAAATGGGATTGTTGGTATGAAAACAGATATGGGTGGGGCAGCATCCGTACTTGGAGCTATGGAAGTGATTGGAGAGTTACGTCCAGATCAAAATGTAGTTGCTGTTATACCAGCAACTGACAACATGATTAGTGGTAATGCGCTGAAACCTGATGATGTCATTACTGCAATGAGTGGGAAGACTATTGAAGTACTAAATACAGACGCAGAAGGTAGATTAGCCTTGGCAGATGGGATAACATATGCAAAGCAGCACGGAGCTAATTACCTTATTGATGTTGCTACATTAACTGGTGGTGTTATCGTAGCTTTAGGAGAAGATATGACAGGTGCTATGACAAACAATGAACCGTTGTTTGAGAAGCTAGTTGAAGCGTCATATGAAGCTAGCGAACCGATTTGGCGTTTACCAATAACAGAAAAAGACAAAGATAGAGTACGTAATAGTAAGATGGCAGATTTAAACAACTCACCTGGGCGGGAAGGTCATGCCATTATGGCAGGAACTTTCATTGGTGAATTTGCAGAGGATACCCCTTGGGTTCATCTTGATATTGCTGGAACTGCAACAACTAGGTCTCAACATGATTTAGGTCCAGCAGGTGCTACAGGAGTAATGGTAAGAACACTAGCAACATTTGTTGAACGCTTTAGTGACAGTAATAACTAA
- a CDS encoding DUF309 domain-containing protein, whose translation MANYPLEYYQFFIKFNEGDYYTCHDLLEEIWMTEKHNYFLKGLLQMTVALYHYGYGNVEGARLMMRAGHQYIQKYRPSYWGINLEEVNEFIEKCLIIIPQDVERVPFENIDRLPKLPTLLLYLNEEREE comes from the coding sequence TTGGCCAATTATCCATTAGAATACTATCAATTTTTTATAAAATTTAATGAGGGAGATTATTACACATGTCATGACCTTCTTGAAGAAATATGGATGACTGAAAAGCATAATTACTTCTTAAAAGGACTTCTTCAAATGACAGTAGCGCTTTATCATTATGGCTATGGAAATGTAGAAGGCGCACGTTTAATGATGAGAGCAGGGCATCAATATATTCAAAAATACCGTCCATCTTATTGGGGTATTAATTTGGAAGAAGTCAACGAATTTATTGAAAAATGCCTTATTATTATACCACAAGATGTGGAGCGGGTACCTTTCGAAAACATTGACCGTTTGCCTAAACTACCTACATTATTATTATACTTAAATGAAGAACGAGAAGAATAA
- a CDS encoding divergent PAP2 family protein: MELMSNFPLWSALLAIFFAQFVKVPIQFFATKKIDWSLLTSTGGMPSSHSAAVTALTTGIAIEEGFGSPIFALSAVFAIIVMFDATGVRRHAGEQATVLNQLVSDFNKFVGEAKLWPKKPQEEKRKELKELLGHQPIEVFFGGLTGIFLTLLLQYLISM, from the coding sequence ATGGAATTAATGTCAAATTTTCCTTTATGGTCTGCATTACTTGCAATCTTCTTTGCACAATTTGTCAAAGTTCCAATTCAGTTTTTTGCTACCAAAAAAATTGATTGGTCATTACTAACTAGTACAGGAGGAATGCCCAGCTCTCATTCGGCAGCTGTAACAGCATTAACGACAGGCATTGCTATAGAAGAGGGGTTTGGTTCACCTATATTTGCCCTATCGGCTGTATTTGCAATTATCGTTATGTTTGATGCAACTGGTGTCAGACGTCACGCCGGTGAACAAGCAACTGTGTTAAATCAACTCGTGTCTGACTTCAATAAATTCGTTGGAGAAGCAAAATTATGGCCTAAGAAGCCTCAGGAAGAAAAGCGTAAGGAGTTGAAAGAATTATTAGGTCATCAACCTATTGAAGTGTTCTTCGGTGGCTTAACTGGAATTTTTTTAACGCTCCTTTTACAATATTTGATTAGTATGTAA